One genomic window of Amphiura filiformis chromosome 3, Afil_fr2py, whole genome shotgun sequence includes the following:
- the LOC140148079 gene encoding protein mono-ADP-ribosyltransferase PARP14-like has protein sequence MNKGKSRFKMAENTLIIDLNNVPDDCDIAEIPDALNRYFTEENVFGYDADIPKISVKTKRASGQMLLYAIATFHTLPAFNRVLFQQNHTVSVQGHTIDVVINPPENMRKASGAMGCTNPVECSDQEIDMQSYDTCTGYMDDMEPKAEVEEDDDEEEEEEEEEDEDADPIVQVSNSEGISEEMLTMYFENKRRSGGGDVVAVDVDPENEGIILLQFRHSKDALAVLNKRNHLLMGKTLIVVPRKKKKPRPERPVDSTSLFLAGIAGDVNNELLLLYLENCTQKEEDPTVIYGEKPGTAMVTYPSEIESLEGVIKKIQKKKLKGQAVSASCVYLSDCVLVTNLKPDTSLDNIELYFENERRSGGGDVREVKFNSDENQAIVYFEDYRVVNRVIQRKHSLSKTSVTVSKYLECLGSETSSEGPTSPLPKDHVMQLDPYLAAYLFEDGSPHKPNIERDMKKESAMIIWPADDKRGAIRIRPVQQKGISVEWRHWKDHVSQRLGDIFSEFVIEEISVSEPFWDEVCKKLDSSQYDEIHPLYSTERKTILLRGPLAQVKRCKSEMQTTEKDLQKAVELEKQRVKKTMKTSPERFKLFFLCQIKDNISKKWQNVIISADSKSHEIFIEGLKADVAEVQADIYARFDLLTRQNIRASPSRVEFIKHEEDKLHEIFSSRNINAACQITRQEAEVVGASAQDVERAMAFIKDELSEDSIPFQDVEIFQSQKGSALLDDVNKGKSVLATVNQMGKCVDLSGFKSHVEKEATRIRVFINKNAVDQHFIPLPRGKLRYLDLHANEEFKSLGQYQHPTVEIRTELRGSNRGVKVIGTDQGLQSVIPSLTNLTDSILERQHPITKPGIQELLGQANGKNFLERVQKDCQCVIESTDTDDEEEHPFDQEGPPRMKSRVLLSQTAPNGCQLKICHGDLTTERVDAIVNAANTDLRHVGGLAKAIVEEGGHIIQRESDAILRNLGRSLYTGQAVVTGPGNLPCRHIIHVAGPRWPIGKRYSKSSGQRTQEEDLLYDATKSVLKEATRRNLSSISLPAISSGIYGFPYQLCAKTMLDAVLDFCNTQTSIKEIRCTNNKQEPTDAFLNEAQRRFGKHQLHTLDPGDFPTSSASNNPVTFSRRSDNDALKTREGKQISFVKGNIAREKVDVIVNTVGSSVQLKQGGVSTAILAAAGQSLQNECDIALRQKQLTRLQAGEFIKTRPGNLACKAVYHTVCDSYTARGSEQSFSTIMQKVLAQANEEGHASIAIPAIGTGNLGFPAKVTAQLMYEEALSFSQQNPGGSLIEIRFVVYQNDHSTIKAFEDESKTRKDSSFQQRSSYGSHRSQRRLKTGNSTKFAATSDNQPRNATTRMKIGSVIVELHQGDITKETTDVIINSVGHDYGLSGPVAQAILKAGGNQIKRECEQLSRSGGYHSRAEEVFKTSSGRLRCKQIIHIKTPHTTDKLKDLVGKALQLAESDKFMSIAFPALGTGIVALGGNAEAAVIALLDAIAEFAIQDRPSYLCQVKITIFKPEMFDVYEGALKSKIDGASRHGNRQSKGMLRRGFDYVWSALSGSSSTEQEDNWETPSDDTLILYIFARNSRRIDQAIAKIEDYIRTEFHSEDVPITPSLVEELDPVKIQRIYTIGETNKVEVTPMLDGRAKRISIQGKDTNVRCAKAEILEYFMELQRQQTRRAEDQLINKEVQWKFKDATGIFVEYGDEINPIIERAQREERPYVIVPLEDGGILIDFETMTETAQGSGASSKAVDVHRCDLKNENTFRLPANWDQMNPGVNNATIALKPGAEMTQVQTSFQGLIGRQVIISKIERIQILDLYKGYAATKERMQNSVSSSQVQIERTLYHGVNHNITQKINNSGFDRADASNQNIHNYVCSLGSGVYFGSNVQAMDQNQYVAPVSGPSAANTCMYARY, from the exons CTTTTAACAGAGTACTATTTCAACAAAACCACACGGTATCAGTTCAAGGACATACAATTGATGTGGTAATCAACCCACCGGAGAATATGAGGAAGGCAAGTGGTGCCATG GGCTGCACCAATCCAGTTGAGTGTTCAGACCAGGAGATCGACATGCAAAGTTATGATACATGTACAGGATACATGGACGATATGGAACCTAAGGCTGAAGtcgaagaagatgatgatgaagaagaagaggaggaggaagaagaagacgaagacgcAGATCCAATTGTCCAGGTATCAAACTCCGAAGGCATCAGCGAAGAAATGCTCACAATGTACTTTGAAAATAAAAGACGTTCAGGAGGTGGAGACGTTGTCGCTGTGGACGTTGACCCCGAAAATGAAGGAATTATACTACTACAATTCCGTCATAGCAAAG ATGCCCTAGCGGTGCTTAACAAACGCAATCATTTGTTGATGGGGAAGACGCTCATTGTCGTgccaagaaagaaaaagaagcctCGCCCAGAACGACCTGTAGACTCGACTTCTTTGTTTTTAGCGGGCATTGCAGGTGACGTTAACAACGAATTGCTGCTTCTCTACCTTGAAAACTGCACACAAAAAGAAGAAGATCCAACGGTCATATATGGGGAAAAGCCTGGAACTGCAATGGTGACATACCCAAGTGAAATTGAAA GTTTAGAAGGTGTCATAAAGAAGATTCAGAAGAAGAAACTAAAGGGACAGGCAGTGTCTGCATCGTGTGTTTACTTATCAGACTGTGTGCTAGTGACAAACTTGAAACCAGATACCTCACTCGACAACATAGAATTGTATTTCGAGAATGAGCGACGAAGTGGAGGAGGGGATGTTCGTGAAGTAAAGTTCAATAGTGACGAGAATCAGGCGATTGTTTATTTTGAAGACTATCGAG TGGTAAACCGGGTCATCCAACGCAAACACTCGCTGTCCAAGACTTCGGTGACTGTGTCCAAATACTTAGAATGTTTGGGTTCTGAAACATCTTCCGAAGGACCAACATCTCCACTTCCAAAAGATCATGTCATGCAACTAGATCCGTACTTGGCCGCGTATTTGTTTGAAGACGGTAGCCCACATAAGCCAAACATAGAGAGGGACATGAAAAAGGAAAGTGCAATGATTATCTGGCCTGCTGACGACAAGAGGGGTGCGATCAGGATTCGACCTGTTCAGCAGAAAGGAATTTCAGTCGAGTGGCGCCATTGGAAAGACCATGTTTCTCAACGATTGGGAGACATTTTCAGCGAGTTTGTGATTGAGGAAATTAGCGTTAGCGAACCATTCTGGGATGAAGTTTGCAAAAAACTCGATTCGTCGCAGTACGATGAAATACATCCACTGTACTCAACTGAACGGAAGACGATCCTTCTCAGAGGTCCTCTGGCACAGGTTAAGCGATGCAAATCCGAAATGCAGACAACTGAAAAAGACTTACAGAAAGCTGTCGAACTCGAAAAACAGCGTGTCAAGAAGACCATGAAAACATCTCCCGAAAGGTTCAAGTTATTCTTTCTTTGCCAAATCAAAgacaatatttccaagaaatggcAAAACGTCATCATTTCGGCAGATTCAAAGTCGCACGAAATCTTCATTGAAGGCTTAAAAGCTGACGTAGCAGAAGTACAAGCTGATATATACGCGCGATTTGATTTACTTACTCGACAGAATATCCGTGCAAGCCCAAGCAGAGTAGAGTTCATCAAGCACGAGGAAGACAAACTTCATGAAATATTTTCATCGCGTAATATCAATGCAGCTTGTCAGATTACCAGACAAGAAGCGGAAGTAGTGGGAGCGTCTGCACAAGACGTAGAACGAGCAATGGCCTTTATCAAGGACGAACTTTCAGAAGACTCGATTCCATTCCAAGATGTAGAAATATTTCAGTCTCAAAAAGGTTCCGCTTTACTTGACGATGTTAACAAAGGAAAGTCAGTTCTTGCGACCGTGAATCAGATGGGGAAATGTGTAGACTTGTCTGGATTCAAATCCCATGTGGAAAAAGAAGCTACAAGGATCCGCGTGTTCATTAATAAGAATGCTGTAGACCAACACTTCATTCCTCTACCGAGAGGAAAATTGCGCTATTTAGATCTACACGCCAATGAAGAATTTAAGTCACTCGGTCAATATCAACATCCAACAGTTGAAATCCGGACTGAGCTCAGAGGCTCAAATCGCGGGGTTAAAGTAATTGGAACCGATCAAGGACTCCAAAGTGTAATCCCCAGCTTAACCAACTTGACCGATAGCATTCTTGAGCGTCAACACCCAATCACTAAGCCAGGTATACAAGAACTGTTGGGCCAGGCCAATGGTAAGAATTTCTTGGAGAGAGTACAGAAGGATTGTCAATGTGTCATTGAGTCGACCGATACTGATGACGAAGAGGAACATCCATTTGATCAAGAGGGTCCACCGAGAATGAAGTCACGAGTTCTGTTGAGTCAAACAGCGCCAAATGGTTGTCAACTAAAGATATGTCATGGAGATCTCACAACAGAGCGAGTAGACGCCATTGTTAATGCGGCCAATACAGATTTGCGGCATGTTGGTGGCTTGGCAAAAGCTATTGTGGAAGAAG GCGGACATATTATTCAAAGGGAAAGTGACGCAATTCTGCGCAACTTGGGGAGGTCATTGTACACTGGCCAAGCTGTTGTTACCGGTCCTGGAAACCTGCCATGTCGTCATATTATTCACGTGGCTGGACCAAGGTGGCCTATTGGAAAACGCTATTCCAAATCTTCAGGTCAAAGGACCCAGGAAGAAGATCTTCTTTATGATGCCACGAAAAGCGTTCTAAAGGAAGCTACTAGAAGAAATCTGAGCTCCATATCATTACCGGCGATTAGTTCTGGTATCTATGGATTCCCATATCAGCTTTGCGCAAAGACTATGTTGGATGCTGTGCTTGACTTCTGTAATACCCAGACGAGCATAAAGGAAATTAGATGTACCAACAACAAGCAGGAGCCAACTGATGCGTTTCTGAATGAGGCTCAAAGACGCTTTGGCAAACATCAACTTCACACTTTAG ATCCAGGTGATTTTCCCACGTCATCTGCTTCAAACAACCCGGTCACGTTTTCTCGTCGTTCTGACAATGACGCTCTGAAAACAAGAGAAGGCAAACAAATTTCGTTCGTGAAAGGGAACATAGCTCGTGAGAAG GTCGATGTCATCGTCAATACCGTTGGAAGCAGCGTTCAACTAAAACAAGGTGGTGTATCCACTGCCATTCTAGCAGCTGCTGGACAAAGCCTTCAGAATGAGTGCGATATTGCTCTACGACAAAAACAACTGACAAGGCTTCAAGCTGGAGAGTTTATCAAAACAAGACCAGGAAATTTGGCTTGTAAGGCAGTCTACCATACTGTTTGTGATAGTTATACTGCGCGAGGATCTGAGCAG AGCTTCAGTACGATAATGCAGAAGGTCCTAGCACAAGCGAACGAAGAGGGTCATGCATCAATCGCAATTCCAGCTATTGGCACCGGAAATCTTGGATTCCCAGCCAAAGTGACTGCTCAGCTGATGTACGAGGAAGCACTCAGCTTTTCACAGCAGAACCCTGGTGGATCGCTTAttgaaattcgatttgttgtttATCAGAACGATCACTCCACAATTAAG GCCTTTGAAGATGAAAGCAAAACTAGAAAAGACTCCAGTTTTCAACAGCGATCTTCATATGGAAGTCATCGATCTCAAAGAAGGCTGAAGACAGGGAATTCAACTAAGTTTGCCG CTACCAGTGATAACCAGCCAAGGAATGCTACAACGAGAATGAAAATTGGTTCCGTTATTGTGGAGTTACATCAAGGTGACATCACTAAGGAGACTACAGATGTTATTATCAACAGTGTTGGCCACGACTACGGCCTGAGTG GACCAGTTGCTCAAGCAATTCTGAAGGCAGGTGGCAACCAAATAAAACGTGAATGCGAACAATTGTCAAGATCAG GTGGCTACCACAGTCGAGCAGAGGAGGTCTTCAAAACAAGCTCAGGACGGTTGAGATGCAAACAGATTATACACATTAAGACACCTCATACTACAGACAAGCTCAAAGATTTAGTTGGCAAGGCTCTCCAGCTTGCAGAGTCAGACAAATTTATGTCAATTGCATTCCCTGCTCTCGGAACAG GTATTGTTGCGTTAGGAGGAAATGCGGAGGCAGCCGTCATTGCCTTATTGGATGCCATTGCAGAGTTTGCTATCCAGGATAGACCATCGTACTTATGTCAGGTCAAAATAACCATTTTCAAACCCGAGATGTTCGATGTATATGAAGGCGCATTGAAATCAAAAATCGACGGAGCAAGTAGGCATGGTAATAGACAGAGCAAAGGGATGCTCAGAAGAGGCTTTG ATTATGTTTGGTCAGCACTATCGGGAAGTAGTTCAACTGAACAAGAAGACAATTGGGAGACACCATCAGATGACACATTGATACTCTACATATTTGCAAGAAACTCTCGGCGCATAGATCAAGCTATTGCCAAGATTGAAGATTACATCAGAACAGAGTTTCATTCTGAG GACGTTCCTATCACTCCAAGTTTAGTTGAAGAACTGGACCCAGTGAAAATTCAACGAATTTACACTATCGGAGAAACCAACAAG GTAGAGGTTACGCCAATGTTAGATGGTAGAGCAAAACGCATATCAATTCAAGGCAAAGACACTAATGTCAGGTGTGCCAAAGCAGAAATCCTAGAATATTTCATGGAACTGCAAAGACAGCAAACCCGGAGAGCAGAAGATCAGCTCATTAACAAGGAAGTCCAATGGAAGTTCAAGGATGCCACCGGTATTTTCGTTGAGTATGGAGACGAAATCAATCCGATCATAGAAAGGGCACAACGTGAGGAACGTCCGTATGTTATTGTGCCTTTAGAAGATGGAGGAATTCTGATAGATTTTGAGACGATGACAGAAACTGCACAAGGCTCTGGTGCTTCGTCTAAAGCCGTAGATGTCCATCGTTGTGATCTTAAGAATG AGAACACGTTTCGCCTTCCAGCCAATTGGGACCAGATGAATCCGGGCGTCAATAATGCAACGATTGCTTTGAAGCCAGGAGCAGAAATGACCCAAGTTCAAACTTCATTTCAGGGTCTTATTGGTCGCCAAGTGATCATATCAAAG ATTGAACGAATACAGATCCTAGATTTATACAAAGGGTACGCTGCGACAAAAGAAAGAATGCAAAACAGTGTTTCGTCAAGCCAAGTCCAAATCGAAAGAACCCTGTATCATGGCGTCAATCATAATATAACGCAAAAAATCAACAATTCGGGATTCGATCGGGCAGATGCTAGCAACCAAAATATTC ATAATTACGTATGTAGTTTGGGTTCAGGTGTCTACTTTGGCTCGAATGTTCAAGCGATGGACCAAAACCAGTATGTTGCACCAGTATCAGGACCCTCAGctgcaaatacatgtatgtatgcaaGGTACTGA
- the LOC140148090 gene encoding protein mono-ADP-ribosyltransferase PARP15-like, whose translation MSRSGLTAEIADCRVQLEHGDITRQTTTSIVNSMCGGTSLGGGECNKAIVNAAGNTIATEYQTNNKGNSDLVMTKAGNLEQTQIFHVVAKNDTTVLKDLVERTLRKAESEEMVSIAFPALGTGHMGGDAKKLAVPMFDAMRDFALEDRPIVLRTIKLVIYKPELFDIYKEAMQETLDRYCIVD comes from the exons ATGTCACGGTCAGGTTTGACAGCAGAAATTGCCGATTGTCGAGTTCAACTCGAACATGGCGATATCACTCGACAGACAACGACGTCAATAGTAAACAGTATGTGCGGTGGAACTAGTCTGGGAG GTGGTGAGTGTAATAAAGCCATTGTAAATGCAGCTGGCAATACGATTGCGACGGAATACCAGACAAataacaaag GTAACTCAGACCTGGTAATGACAAAAGCTGGTAATCTGGAACAAACCCAAATATTCCATGTCGTAGCTAAGAACGATACCACGGTATTGAAAGACTTGGTAGAGCGAACTCTGCGAAAGGCTGAATCAGAAGAAATGGTCTCGATTGCATTCCCCGCCTTGGGAACAG GTCACATGGGTGGTGATGCTAAAAAGTTAGCTGTGCCAATGTTTGATGCTATGAGAGATTTCGCCCTTGAGGATCGACCCATTGTTCTGCGCACCATCAAATTGGTCATCTATAAGCCAGAGCTGTTTGACATCTACAAGGAAGCAATGCAGGAAACATTGGACAGATATTGTATTGTCGACTAA